In the Streptomyces formicae genome, one interval contains:
- a CDS encoding FAD-dependent oxidoreductase, translating into MTKKPPVPGSYWIESAPGGPGAPLDRDVTVDVAVIGAGVAGLSTAWELARAGRRVAVLEAGRIAAGVSGHTTGKLTALHTLVYDRLRRTRGAEASRLYARSQTEAIEHAAAVVDLLDVDCAWERRDAYTYARSADRVAELRAEAAAAREAGLPASFVTETGLPFPVAGAVRVQDQAQFHPRRYLLALADDLRAHGAQIYEQSPVVGLKEGHPCRVTTESGARVTARDVVVATHYPVFDRALLFARLAPRRELVVTAPIPADRDPQGMYITPEHDTRSVRTVPREDGGRLLIVTGEKFTPGTGDTTERFARLEAWTAAHFPGARRCHRWATQDVFPSDGTPLVGLLHPAARHAYVATGFGGWGLSGGIMAGSLLTALITGREQPPWKDLYEPRRVGPVLRDAPRLLRQQADVARHFVGDRLRSPGVDSVEELPPDSGAVVRLDGRRRAVYRDPDGALHAVSARCTHLGCLVAFNAAERSWDCPCHGSRFTPEGRVIQGPATRPLEQRDI; encoded by the coding sequence ATGACCAAGAAACCTCCCGTTCCCGGTTCGTACTGGATCGAATCCGCGCCCGGTGGTCCGGGTGCACCGCTGGACCGCGACGTGACCGTGGACGTCGCGGTGATCGGCGCGGGCGTCGCCGGACTGAGCACCGCGTGGGAACTGGCCCGCGCCGGGCGCCGCGTGGCCGTCCTGGAGGCGGGCAGGATCGCCGCGGGTGTCAGCGGACACACGACCGGGAAGCTGACCGCACTGCACACGCTGGTGTACGACCGGCTGCGGCGCACCCGCGGCGCGGAGGCCTCCCGCCTGTACGCGCGGTCCCAGACGGAGGCGATCGAGCACGCCGCCGCCGTGGTCGACCTGCTGGACGTCGACTGCGCGTGGGAGCGGCGCGACGCCTACACCTACGCCCGCTCCGCCGACCGCGTCGCCGAGCTGCGCGCCGAGGCGGCCGCCGCCCGGGAAGCGGGCCTGCCCGCCTCGTTCGTGACGGAGACCGGTCTGCCGTTCCCGGTCGCGGGCGCGGTGCGCGTCCAGGACCAGGCCCAGTTCCATCCGCGCAGGTACCTCCTCGCCCTGGCCGACGACCTGCGCGCCCACGGCGCACAGATCTACGAGCAGAGTCCCGTGGTCGGCCTGAAGGAGGGGCATCCGTGCCGGGTGACGACCGAGTCGGGCGCGCGGGTCACCGCCCGCGACGTCGTCGTCGCCACGCACTACCCCGTCTTCGACCGGGCACTGCTGTTCGCCCGGCTCGCCCCGCGCAGGGAGCTCGTCGTCACCGCGCCGATCCCCGCCGACCGCGACCCGCAGGGCATGTACATCACCCCGGAGCACGACACCCGTTCCGTACGCACGGTCCCCCGCGAGGACGGCGGGCGCCTGCTGATCGTCACGGGCGAGAAGTTCACCCCGGGCACCGGTGACACGACCGAGCGCTTCGCCCGTCTGGAGGCATGGACCGCCGCACACTTCCCCGGCGCGCGACGGTGTCACCGCTGGGCCACGCAGGACGTCTTCCCCAGCGACGGCACGCCGCTCGTGGGGCTGCTGCACCCCGCCGCCCGGCACGCCTACGTCGCGACGGGCTTCGGCGGCTGGGGCCTCAGCGGCGGCATCATGGCGGGTTCGCTCCTGACCGCTCTGATCACGGGGCGCGAGCAGCCGCCGTGGAAGGACCTGTACGAACCTCGCCGAGTGGGCCCGGTCCTTCGAGACGCGCCCCGACTGCTGCGCCAACAGGCCGACGTCGCCCGCCACTTCGTCGGCGACAGGCTGCGCTCCCCCGGCGTGGACTCGGTCGAGGAGCTGCCGCCCGACAGTGGCGCCGTCGTACGGCTCGACGGCCGCCGCCGCGCCGTCTACCGCGACCCGGACGGGGCGCTGCACGCCGTGTCCGCACGGTGCACGCACCTGGGCTGCCTCGTAGCGTTCAACGCGGCGGAACGCTCCTGGGACTGCCCGTGCCACGGCTCGCGCTTCACCCCCGAAGGCCGGGTGATCCAGGGCCCGGCCACCCGACCGCTGGAACAACGCGACATCTGA
- a CDS encoding FUSC family protein, which yields MPHTPWNLLTAEAGAVARSARRAVTSAGPERGTAVQALKAAAAALIAWAVAGWWWGAPLAILAPWTAVVLVHHTVYRSLRSAGQQFVVVATGTLVAAAAAALTRDAMAALALAMPVTVLIGTYGRFGDQGWYAPTAALFVLTYGSYAPVEILHRLLETLLGAVIGVLVNALVLPPVHTGGAWRLRTRVPADCAGLLREVADGIEHGYDAADAEDWHGRALGLGATVAELRSARRHADESRRLNPGRRMRRSPPGPPPVDVPWDRVADQLAAALRSLAETAHENPRFAAPTEQALGALATLLRSAADVCAVDADRSAGGRGDEDRADRALDAARDAGTRLASLLTDPEHGTTASLGELIAATTRLLDDLEAATDHSGRTRASDA from the coding sequence ATGCCACACACGCCATGGAACCTGCTCACGGCGGAAGCCGGGGCCGTGGCCCGCTCCGCCCGCCGGGCCGTGACGTCGGCGGGCCCGGAACGGGGCACGGCCGTCCAGGCGTTGAAGGCGGCCGCCGCCGCGCTCATCGCCTGGGCCGTGGCGGGCTGGTGGTGGGGCGCGCCCCTGGCGATCCTCGCGCCGTGGACCGCGGTGGTCCTGGTGCATCACACGGTGTACCGCTCGCTCCGCTCGGCGGGACAGCAGTTCGTGGTCGTCGCGACGGGCACCCTCGTCGCCGCCGCCGCGGCGGCCCTCACCCGCGACGCGATGGCCGCGCTGGCCCTGGCGATGCCGGTCACGGTGCTGATCGGCACCTACGGCCGGTTCGGCGACCAGGGCTGGTACGCGCCCACGGCCGCCCTGTTCGTCCTGACGTACGGCTCGTACGCACCGGTGGAGATCCTGCACCGGCTCCTGGAGACCCTGCTCGGTGCCGTCATCGGTGTCCTGGTGAACGCGCTCGTGCTGCCCCCCGTCCACACCGGCGGCGCCTGGCGGCTGCGCACCCGGGTACCGGCGGACTGCGCCGGGCTGCTGCGCGAGGTCGCGGACGGCATCGAGCACGGGTACGACGCGGCGGACGCGGAGGACTGGCACGGGCGGGCGCTCGGCCTCGGCGCCACCGTGGCCGAGCTGCGCTCCGCGCGACGCCACGCCGACGAGAGCCGCCGTCTCAACCCGGGCCGCCGCATGCGCCGTTCGCCGCCCGGCCCTCCGCCGGTCGACGTTCCCTGGGACCGCGTGGCGGACCAGCTGGCGGCGGCCCTGCGCTCGCTGGCCGAGACCGCCCACGAGAACCCGCGCTTCGCCGCGCCCACCGAGCAGGCCCTCGGCGCGCTGGCCACGCTGCTGCGGTCGGCCGCGGACGTGTGCGCGGTGGACGCGGACAGGTCCGCGGGCGGGCGCGGGGACGAGGACCGGGCCGATCGCGCGCTCGATGCGGCACGGGACGCGGGCACCCGCCTCGCGTCCCTCCTCACCGACCCCGAGCACGGCACCACCGCTTCGCTCGGTGAGCTGATCGCGGCGACGACCCGTCTCCTCGACGATCTGGAGGCGGCGACGGACCACTCCGGCCGGACCCGCGCGAGCGATGCGTGA